From uncultured Desulfovibrio sp.:
CCTTCCTGCGGCGTGTAAAAGCCGCTCAGCACGTTGAACAGCGTGGTCTTGCCCGCTCCGTTGGGACCGATGACCCCCACAATACTGTCCTGCGGTATGGCCAGCGACATGTCGGAAACGGCCGTCACGCCGCCAAAGCGCATGGTCACGCCGCTGGCATGCAGCAGGATATTGGAATTGCCGCTCATGCCTTCTTCCTCCCGATGCCGAAGACCTTCCAGGTCAGCTCGCGCGTGCCCGTGATTCCCTCGCGACGGAAGATGATGATCAGCAGCAGCACCAGCGAAAAGACCACCATGCGCATGCCGGGAATGCCGGGAATCTCCACAAAGCCCAGGTCCATGGGTTCCTCGATGGCGCGCAGCCATTCCAGAAGAACGGTGATGATGCCCGCGCCCAGCAGGCTGCCCGTCAGCGATCCCAGACCGCCGGCCACCACGAACATGAGCACGTTGAAGGTCAGCAGGAAATTGAACATCTTGGGGTCGATGGTGGACAGATGGCTGCCCAGCAGCGCCCCGCCCACACCGGCAAAGAAGGCCCCCAGACAGAAGGACAGCACCTTGTAGCCAAAGACGTTGATGCCCATGACATTGGCCGCGATCTCGTTATCGCGTATGCAGCGCAGCACATTGCCGAAATTGCCGAACAGCAGCCGGGCCAGCACAATGAGGGTGACGATCATCCAGGCGTAGCAGGTCAGCAGGGTGGCCTCGGCCGGGATGCCCTTGATGCCCAGCGAACCGTTGGTGATGGCGGTCATGTTGACAATGAGCACGCGGATGATCTCGGCAAAGCCCAGCGTGGCAATGCCCAGATAGTCATCCCCCAGGCGCAGTACCGGAAGAGCAATGACCAGGGCAAAGACGGCCGCCACCAGGCCGCCGGCCAGCACGGCCACCCAAAAGGGCGTGTGCAGCACGGAAAAGGGCCAAATGATGGGGTCAAGAATCCACATCATTTCCTTCTGTTCGGGCAGCAGGGTACACAGGGCGCCCACATAGGCGCCAATGGCCATGAAGCCGGCATGCCCCAGCGAAAAAAGCCCCGTGAAGCCATAGATGAGATTGAGCGACAGCGCCAGAATGGCATTGATGAAGATGAGCTTGACAATATATATCTGGTAGTCGCCCAGCAGCTCGTGGCGCTCCGTGAGCCAGAGGCCGGCGCCCACCAGCACGATGAGCAGAATGTTGAGCAGCGTGGTGAGGTTGAAACGCATCAGATCTTCTCCTTCATAGGTTCACCCAGCAGGCCGGTGGGCTTGACCACAAGAACCAGCACCAGAAGGATGAAGGCGAAGGCATCACGGTAGCCGGAAAATTCCGGCAGGAAGGCCACGGTCATGATTTCCACCACGCCCAGCACCAGGCCGCCGATGACAGCCCCCTGGATGGAGCCGATGCCGCCGAAAACCGCGGCGATGAAGGCCTTGAGGCCGGGCATGATGCCCATGTAGGGATGCACCTGCGGATAGCGCAGCGCCCACATGATGCCGGAAATGGCCGCCAGCGCCGACCCCACACAGAAGGTAAAGGCAATGATATTGTCCACGCGCACGCCCATGAGGCGTGTGGTTTCAATGTCCTTGGAAATGGCGCGCATGGCCAGGCCGGGCTTGGTGCGATAGACCACATAGAGCAGCATGGCCACCAGCACGGCGGTGATGACGGGCACCACGGCCGTCAGCTTGAGAATGCGCACCGATCCGAGCTGCCATTCCGAAATGAGCCATTCCGGTTGCAGCACGGGGCGGGGCTGGCCGGAAAAGACAACCACGGCCAGACTTTCAATGAAAAAGGAAACGGCAATGGCGCTGATAAGCGCCGAAATGCGCGGGGCATCGCGCAGGGGCCGGTAGGCCACCCGTTCGATGATCACCCCCAGAAGGCTGGCACCCGCAATGGCC
This genomic window contains:
- a CDS encoding branched-chain amino acid ABC transporter permease yields the protein MRFNLTTLLNILLIVLVGAGLWLTERHELLGDYQIYIVKLIFINAILALSLNLIYGFTGLFSLGHAGFMAIGAYVGALCTLLPEQKEMMWILDPIIWPFSVLHTPFWVAVLAGGLVAAVFALVIALPVLRLGDDYLGIATLGFAEIIRVLIVNMTAITNGSLGIKGIPAEATLLTCYAWMIVTLIVLARLLFGNFGNVLRCIRDNEIAANVMGINVFGYKVLSFCLGAFFAGVGGALLGSHLSTIDPKMFNFLLTFNVLMFVVAGGLGSLTGSLLGAGIITVLLEWLRAIEEPMDLGFVEIPGIPGMRMVVFSLVLLLIIIFRREGITGTRELTWKVFGIGRKKA
- a CDS encoding branched-chain amino acid ABC transporter permease, which gives rise to MTVDMFFQHLFNALTLGSLYALIAIGYTMVYGVLRLINFAHGDILMVGAYFVFFGTFAFGWPWGVAAILAIAGASLLGVIIERVAYRPLRDAPRISALISAIAVSFFIESLAVVVFSGQPRPVLQPEWLISEWQLGSVRILKLTAVVPVITAVLVAMLLYVVYRTKPGLAMRAISKDIETTRLMGVRVDNIIAFTFCVGSALAAISGIMWALRYPQVHPYMGIMPGLKAFIAAVFGGIGSIQGAVIGGLVLGVVEIMTVAFLPEFSGYRDAFAFILLVLVLVVKPTGLLGEPMKEKI